Proteins from a genomic interval of Haliaeetus albicilla chromosome 13, bHalAlb1.1, whole genome shotgun sequence:
- the CHMP7 gene encoding charged multivesicular body protein 7 isoform X1 produces MCSPGGEPPGPAPAGDLPPEWETDDERMAFLFSAFKQSREVNSTEWDSKMAFWVGLVLARGRRRGAVRTCLRDLQHSFERRGSLPLGLGTVLRELLRRGKLQRESDFMASVDSSWISWGVGVFILKPLKWTLSSVLGDSKIPEEEEVLIYVELLQEKAEEVYRLYQNSALSSHPVVALSELRSLCASVCPDERTFYLLLLQLQKEKRVTILEQNGEKIVKFARGLHAKVSPMNDVDIGVYQLMQSEQLLSQKVESLSQEAEKCKEDARSACRAGKKQLALRCLKSKRRTERRIEELHSKLDAVQGILDRIYASQTDQMVFNAYQAGVGALKLSMKDVTVEKAENLVDQIQELCDTQDEVAQTLAGVGINGLAEMDTEELEKELDSLLQDSTKEPVDLSPVPQKVLNPPISDAELEAELEKLSVSDGDMVQKTPSASSEPKTALGLNL; encoded by the exons ATGTGCAGCCCGGGGGGGGAGCCGCCTgggccggccccggcgggggACCTGCCGCCCGAGTGGGAGACGGACGACGAGCGTATGGCTTTCCTTTTCTCGGCCTTCAAGCAGAGCCGTGAGGTGAACAGCACCGAGTGGGACAGCAAGATGGCCTTCTGGGTCGGGTTGGTGCTggcccgcggccgccgccggggagCCGTGCGTACTTGCCTGCGAGACCTGCAGCACAGCTTCGAGCGGCGCGGCAGCCTCCCGCTCGGCCTCGGCACCGTCCTCCGGGAGCTCCTCAG ACGTGGCAAGCTGCAGAGGGAGTCAGACTTCATGGCCAGTGTAGACAGCAGCTGGATCTCCTGGGGTGTGGGAGTCTTCATTCTGAAGCCCCTGAAGTGGACTCTTTCCAGTGTGTTGGGTGACAGTAAAAtacctgaggaggaggaagttcTGATTTATGTGGAGCTGCTTCAG gagaaagcagaggaagTTTATCGCCTGTATCAGAACTCTGCACTTTCTTCTCACCCTGTTGTTGCCCTGTCAGAGCTGCGTTCCCTCTGTGCCAGTGTTTGTCCAGATGAAAGGACGTTCTACTTATTGCTTCTCcagctgcaaaaggaaaagagggtCACGATCCTGGAACAGAATGGAGAGAAG ATAGTGAAGTTTGCCCGAGGCCTTCATGCCAAAGTCTCCCCAATGAATGATGTGGACATTGGAGTATATCAGTTGATGCAAAGCGAACAGCTGCTGTCACAGAAGGTGGAGTCCCTTTCCCAGGAAGCAGAGAA GTGTAAAGAGGATGCCCGGAGTGCTTGTAGAGCTGGGAAAAAGCAATTG GCGCTGAGATGTTTGAAATCCAAACGAAGGACGGAAAGGCGCATTGAAGAGCTTCATTCCAAGCTGGATGCAGTGCAGGGGATCTTGGATCGTATATATGCCTCCCAGACTGACCAGATG gtatttaaTGCCTATCAGGCTGGTGTGGGAGCTCTGAAACTGTCTATGAAGGATGTTACTGTGGAGAAGGCAGAGAACCTGGTGGATCAGATACAAGAG CTTTGTGATACTCAAGATGAAGTAGCCCAGACTCTGGCTGGAGTGGGGATCAATGGTCTAG CAGAGATGGACACGGAGGAACTTGAGAAGGAGCTGGACAGTCTCCTCCAGGACTCAACTAAGGAGCCTGTAGATCTGTCTCCTGTTCCCCAGAAGGTGCTGAATCCACCCATTTCTGATGCTGAGCTGGAAGCTGAGTTGGAAAAGCTCTCTGTTTCTGATGGAG ATATGGTACAAAAGACTCCCTCTGCTTCCTCTGAACCCAAAACAGCTCTGGGACTGAATCTCTAA
- the LOC104312995 gene encoding D(1) dopamine receptor yields MDGFYSSVEGDGQDVINDTSSRKSWAEEGNSELSFRVVTAALLFLLILTTLLGNTLVCVAVVKFRHLRSKITNFFVISLAVSDLFVAVLVMPWKAATEVAGFWPFGAFCDVWVAFDIMCSTASILNLCIISVDRYWAISNPFRYERKMTQHVAFIMIGVAWLLSLLISFIPVQLKWHKDRELLSQQEPGFNVTAEEENCDASLNRTYAISSSLVSFYIPVAIMIVTYTRIFRIAQRQIRRISSLERAVEHAQNCHSSDCPHDASLKNSFKKETKVLKTLSIIMGVFVFCWLPFFVLNCMVPFCNLDLREPGELPCVSKTVFNIFVWFGWANSSLNPIIYAFNADFRRAFATILGCGCLCPSNAVETVNFSNELVSYHHDTTYQKEVVTLSYPQLLPHALLQTENNEVSFDKVSQVSEPSHNTCPVDALPAVMHVECEMAVSLEKITPFTSNAFD; encoded by the coding sequence ATGGATGGTTTTTACTCCTCCGTGGAAGGAGATGGGCAGGATGTGATCAATGACACCAGTAGTAGgaagagctgggcagaggaAGGCAACTCCGAGTTGTCCTTCCGGGTGGTGACAGCAGCCTTACTCTTCCTTCTCATCCTCACCACGCTCCTGGGTAACACGCTGGTGTGTGTGGCAGTGGTCAAGTTCAGACACTTGCGCTCTAAGATCACCAATTTCTTCGTTATCTCCTTGGCAGTTTCTGATCTCTTTGTGGCTGTACTGGTGATGCCCTGGAAGGCTGCCACTGAGGTGGCTGGGTTCTGGCCCTTTGGGGCTTTCTGTGATGTTTGGGTGGCTTTTGATATCATGTGCTCCACAGCTTCTATCCTCAATTTGTGCATCATCAGCGTGGACCGTTACTGGGCCATTTCGAACCCCTTCCGCTATGAGAGGAAGATGACGCAGCACGTGGCTTTCATCATGATCGGAGTGGCTTGGCTACTGTCCCTCTTGATATCCTtcatccctgtgcagctgaaGTGGCACAAGGATCGTGAGCTCCTTAGCCAACAGGAGCCAGGTTTTAACGTCACCGCGGAGGAGGAGAACTGTGATGCCAGCCTCAACAGGACTTACGCCATCTCATCTTCTCTTGTTAGCTTCTACATCCCTGTTGCCATCATGATTGTAACGTACACCCGCATCTTCCGCATTGCCCAGCGGCAGATCCGCAGGATTTCCTCCCTGGAAAGGGCGGTGGAACATGCCCAAAACTGCCACAGCAGCGACTGCCCTCACGATGCTTCCCTGAAGAACTCCTTCAAGAAGGAGACTAAGGTCCTCAAGACCCTCTCTATCATCATGGGCGTCTTTGTCTTTTGCTGGCTGCCCTTCTTCGTGCTCAACTGCATGGTGCCCTTCTGTAATCTCGACCTTCGTGAGCCAGGAGAGCTACCTTGTGTCAGCAAGACTGTCTTCAACATCTTCGTCTGGTTCGGGTGGGCCAACTCTTCCCTCAATCCTATCATCTATGCCTTCAATGCAGACTTTCGGAGAGCTTTTGCAACCATCCTGGGCTGTGGCTGCCTTTGCCCCAGCAATGCAGTGGAGACGGTGAACTTCAGCAATGAGCTGGTCTCCTACCACCACGACACCACATATCAGAAGGAAGTGGTGACCCTCAGCTACCCCCAGCTTCTCCCTCATGCTCTTCTGCAGACGGAAAACAACGAGGTGTCCTTTGACAAGGTTTCTCAGGTCTCTGAGCCCTCTCACAACACCTGCCCTGTGGATGCCTTGCCTGCAGTCATGCACGTGGAATGTGAAATGGCTGTCTCGCTGGAGAAGATTACACCTTTCACCAGCAATGCATTCGATTGA
- the CHMP7 gene encoding charged multivesicular body protein 7 isoform X2: MCSPGGEPPGPAPAGDLPPEWETDDERMAFLFSAFKQSREVNSTEWDSKMAFWVGLVLARGRRRGAVRTCLRDLQHSFERRGSLPLGLGTVLRELLRRGKLQRESDFMASVDSSWISWGVGVFILKPLKWTLSSVLGDSKIPEEEEVLIYVELLQEKAEEVYRLYQNSALSSHPVVALSELRSLCASVCPDERTFYLLLLQLQKEKRVTILEQNGEKIVKFARGLHAKVSPMNDVDIGVYQLMQSEQLLSQKVESLSQEAEKCKEDARSACRAGKKQLALRCLKSKRRTERRIEELHSKLDAVQGILDRIYASQTDQMVFNAYQAGVGALKLSMKDVTVEKAENLVDQIQELCDTQDEVAQTLAGVGINGLEMDTEELEKELDSLLQDSTKEPVDLSPVPQKVLNPPISDAELEAELEKLSVSDGDMVQKTPSASSEPKTALGLNL; this comes from the exons ATGTGCAGCCCGGGGGGGGAGCCGCCTgggccggccccggcgggggACCTGCCGCCCGAGTGGGAGACGGACGACGAGCGTATGGCTTTCCTTTTCTCGGCCTTCAAGCAGAGCCGTGAGGTGAACAGCACCGAGTGGGACAGCAAGATGGCCTTCTGGGTCGGGTTGGTGCTggcccgcggccgccgccggggagCCGTGCGTACTTGCCTGCGAGACCTGCAGCACAGCTTCGAGCGGCGCGGCAGCCTCCCGCTCGGCCTCGGCACCGTCCTCCGGGAGCTCCTCAG ACGTGGCAAGCTGCAGAGGGAGTCAGACTTCATGGCCAGTGTAGACAGCAGCTGGATCTCCTGGGGTGTGGGAGTCTTCATTCTGAAGCCCCTGAAGTGGACTCTTTCCAGTGTGTTGGGTGACAGTAAAAtacctgaggaggaggaagttcTGATTTATGTGGAGCTGCTTCAG gagaaagcagaggaagTTTATCGCCTGTATCAGAACTCTGCACTTTCTTCTCACCCTGTTGTTGCCCTGTCAGAGCTGCGTTCCCTCTGTGCCAGTGTTTGTCCAGATGAAAGGACGTTCTACTTATTGCTTCTCcagctgcaaaaggaaaagagggtCACGATCCTGGAACAGAATGGAGAGAAG ATAGTGAAGTTTGCCCGAGGCCTTCATGCCAAAGTCTCCCCAATGAATGATGTGGACATTGGAGTATATCAGTTGATGCAAAGCGAACAGCTGCTGTCACAGAAGGTGGAGTCCCTTTCCCAGGAAGCAGAGAA GTGTAAAGAGGATGCCCGGAGTGCTTGTAGAGCTGGGAAAAAGCAATTG GCGCTGAGATGTTTGAAATCCAAACGAAGGACGGAAAGGCGCATTGAAGAGCTTCATTCCAAGCTGGATGCAGTGCAGGGGATCTTGGATCGTATATATGCCTCCCAGACTGACCAGATG gtatttaaTGCCTATCAGGCTGGTGTGGGAGCTCTGAAACTGTCTATGAAGGATGTTACTGTGGAGAAGGCAGAGAACCTGGTGGATCAGATACAAGAG CTTTGTGATACTCAAGATGAAGTAGCCCAGACTCTGGCTGGAGTGGGGATCAATGGTCTAG AGATGGACACGGAGGAACTTGAGAAGGAGCTGGACAGTCTCCTCCAGGACTCAACTAAGGAGCCTGTAGATCTGTCTCCTGTTCCCCAGAAGGTGCTGAATCCACCCATTTCTGATGCTGAGCTGGAAGCTGAGTTGGAAAAGCTCTCTGTTTCTGATGGAG ATATGGTACAAAAGACTCCCTCTGCTTCCTCTGAACCCAAAACAGCTCTGGGACTGAATCTCTAA